In the genome of Raphanus sativus cultivar WK10039 chromosome 4, ASM80110v3, whole genome shotgun sequence, one region contains:
- the LOC108848775 gene encoding LOW QUALITY PROTEIN: uncharacterized protein At3g49140 (The sequence of the model RefSeq protein was modified relative to this genomic sequence to represent the inferred CDS: deleted 1 base in 1 codon), with product MAVRLFSSTALLQYRHVHNTEEEGSCFAPRRVFHPHRLKPIAPRSGLLKCNSDYFTRKCLRKNRTQAIAEYLGSASDPKKPSYHPSEDIRAYVPENPGDSRLPPAETARTIIEVNKKGTLMLSGLLGIGLHENILWPDIPYVTDQHGNIYFQVRENEDIMQTVVTSDNNYVQVIVGFDTMEMIKDMELSTPSGIGFEIEEMEDGITEVDDENKREEDEDKDDEEWVAVLEDGDDDYVSDSDESLGDWANLETMRTCHPMYFARRIAEVASKDPLNWMEKPSAGLAIQGLLSRVFVKDHSDISDPKSDKKKEGEKSEEKVDESEILQLENSRNAISYYRLEMNKIQLITAQGHQTQVEVEDVRKAQPDAIALAPDGIVSRLEEDGDNKLTEALKSLCWRHNGIQAEEVKLIGIDSLGFDLRLCSGMQIETLRFAFLTRATSVHSAEGQLRELLFASIPHKPQKPKQTSPKESW from the exons ATGGCCGTCCGTCTCTTCTCTTCAACGGCGCTCCTCC AGTATCGTCATGTACACAACACAGAGGAAGAAGGAAGCTGCTTTGCGCCTCGGCGAGTCTTTCATCCTCACCGTCTCAAGCCTATTGCTCCTAG GAGTGGACTTCTCAAGTGTAACAGTGACTATTTCACGAGGAAGTGCCTGCGGAAGAATAGAACTCAAGCCATTGCGGAGTATTTGGGTTCAGCTTCAGATCCAAAGAAGCCTAGTTATCATCCTTCCGAAGATATCAGAGCCTATGTGCCAGAGAATCCTGGTGATTCTAGGCTTCCACCTGCTGAAACCGCTAGAACCATCATTGAG gTGAACAAAAAAGGAACGTTGATGCTATCAGGTTTACTTGGTATTGGACTTCATGAGAACATTCTCTGGCCTGATATTCCTTATGTAACAGATCAGCATGGAA ATATATACTTCCAAGTTAGGGAAAACGAGGACATCATGCAGACCGTTGTCACCTCAGATAATAATTATGTG CAAGTAATAGTAGGTTTTGATACGATGGAGATGATCAAGGACATGGAGCTGAGTACTCCCTCTGGTATTggttttgagattgaagaaaTGGAAGATGGTATTACTGAAGTTGACGATGAAAACAAGAGGGAGGAAGATGAAGACAAAGATGATGAG GAATGGGTTGCTGTTCTAGAGGATGGAGACGATGATTATGTTTCAGACTCTGATGAGTCACTCGGAGACTGGGCAAACTTGGAAACTATGAGAACTTGCCATCCCATGTACTTTGCCAGGAGGATAGCCGAGGTTGCGTCAAAGGATCCTTTAAACTGGATGGAGAAACCCTCTGCTGGCCTTGCTATCCAGGGGCTATTGAGCCGTGTCTTTGTGAAAGACCACTCAGATATCTCTGATCCCAAGTCTGACAAAAAGAAGGAGGGAGAGAAATCCGAAGAGAAAGTTGATGAAAGTGAGATATTGCAGCTTGAGAATTCGAGAAATGCCATATCTTATTACAGGCTGGAGATGAATAAAATCCAGCTCATCACAGCACAGGGGCATCAG ACTCAAGTGGAAGTGGAAGATGTCAGAAAAGCACAACCTGATGCTATTGCACTCGCACCAGACGGGATTGTGAGTCGTTTAGAAGAAGATGGGGATAACAAACTGACTGAAGCGCTCAAATCTCTATGTTGGAGACATAACGGGATTCAAGCAGAG GAAGTGAAGCTGATCGGTATAGATTCACTTGGTTTCGACCTCAGGCTTTGCTCGGGTATGCAAATTGAGACATTACGGTTTGCATTCTTGACAAGG GCAACATCAGTACACAGTGCTGAAGGACAGTTGAGAGAATTATTATTTGCT TCAATACCTCATAAGCCGCAGAAACCAAAGCAAACGAGTCCAAAGGAATCTTGGTGA